In Legionella spiritensis, the following proteins share a genomic window:
- a CDS encoding MG2 domain-containing protein — protein sequence MKKNRISWLLAAIGSFLAPLTGRVQWKSPPWFKFLRKKARKNPKQFLGAAAGLGVVLLGLVLGYVWYKNLPQPLLITAKIAEPQITPNQDELVAEPLVIDFGLAGDKRQFTPSSVAPLNEVGKVVTDNIEIKPAIAGQWRWESDSRLIFTPARDWPPGQRYEINFGVKAFADSSKIASLSYTFSTRPFKAAISKFTLYQDTVNPKNRQAVATVEFNFPVDTTSFESKTNLKLQALQQGKLDSDAPPYQFKVTYDKHKRVAYLRSENLQIPEVSRYVLLTVPKDVKSASGTAETLDTVSKNLLIPDQGSYFKVLQTGASIVRNDRDQPEQVLTLETSLGVMQAQLNKHLHVYLLPENYPATKNEREIKHYQWQNPGEITAGILALSTPLTKSAIPADRNYATLHSYKFKARTPRYIYLKLDKGVKSFGDFVLSQDYAAVIAVPEFPREINFLHKGALLALTGEKKLSVAVRGLPAVKFDIARVLPDNINQLVTQSEGDFNNPYFLHTSFNQQNISRIFSETQSFDNSDLSRQQYSALDLGRYVAHDLNSKGPRGLFLLQATGWDVENNVALDVKAGRLILITDMALIVKDNSDKSHDVFVQSITTGLPVANAMVRVLGKNGLPLLTRFTDQEGRVSFPPLQDFTDEREPVVYLANFAGDVSFIPYSNYGRQLNYSRYDVGGLYSGNQEQHRLSAFLFSDRGIYRPGDEAHVGLIVKQTFAQPQPAGLPLEMTVSDPRGTTILDQKFTLNASGYMSFNIPTTATSPTGQYFVNLYLVKDNQADSLLGSTTLRVAEFQPDRMRIAAEFSQKKTKGWLSPDALQARVNLWNLYGAPAANRRVSANLLLAPQDVAFDEYPDYRFVDPLVDDHKPAKVFTDNLAEAKTNDEGQADFDLGLNRFQKATYKLTFFAEGFEAEGGRSVTTQLTALVSPLPYLIGYKPDGELRYINQGSARSIHYIAVNSQLNQQAVRDLKIQLHALHPVTTLVKNPDGTYQYQSVIKSTLIRSQPFSIGGQGTNYSLPTDEIGDFSLSVVDDKNTRLSQARFSVVGASQLPLPKNAELTVKLDKTEYRAGEDIALHVTAPYTGAGLITIERDKVYASQWFRADTTSSVQTIRIPADFQGNGYVNIAFVRNWDSPEIFISPLSFSVVPFTVSHEDHAIAIELKTAKRARPGEALTMVYKTDKPAKIIVFAVDEGILQVAGYQTPDPLAFFFQKRALEVLTQQTVDQILPKYLRDRELSAVGGDEGEAMLARHLNPFKRKTDLPVAYWSGVLESDATPRQLRYQVPDYFNGTLTVMAVAAAFDAIGSASVQSQIRGHFVINPNVPTFVAPGDEFEVTASIANNLENSGDVAEIDVQLLTSPELELISDASQSLTIGEGKEKTVRYTLRARSQPGSATITLVAKAGDKSGKMEATLSVRPATPFLTTLKSGKSDHQKTLAVDRKLYPQYRTVEANAANSPLILVSGLQRYLDNFPYGCTEQLTSRALLLLAMAGQPWFHQDEAEIREKLALAIQMLGQRQMSSGGFSYWPGLGANRSNDFATVYAMQFLTEAKAQGVTVPGDLFYAGIGYLKEFAGQNPRNLEHARLQAYAIYVLTRNEMVTTNYLTNLQLYLDKEQDKLWQEDITGAYVAASYQLLKSEEEASRLIEQYKSSANAGVSDFYNKNIADAQYLYLIARHFPNHLAQVGKDYVMPLVNAINSGEMNTVLAGYTSMALNAYSLSVEPSQENGLTITEILANDKPRYLTPNPAAYQSVTIDGNAKNVVFNGPKGQDYFYQLIQAGFDAQPPAASLQQGLEVYREYRNAEGDVITKAELGKDIEVHIQIRAMQDQYFSNVAVVDLLPGGFEVVADSVDTSKFDYVDIREDRVVFFMGVGAAASEIVYRIKATNSGDYTVPPVLAQSMYNPNVQAYGKPGQISVTNTD from the coding sequence ATGAAAAAAAACAGGATCTCTTGGTTATTGGCGGCAATCGGCTCTTTTTTAGCGCCGCTGACAGGCCGGGTACAATGGAAAAGCCCTCCGTGGTTCAAGTTTTTGCGAAAAAAAGCGCGCAAGAATCCGAAACAATTCCTGGGAGCCGCCGCGGGTTTAGGCGTCGTGCTGCTTGGTCTTGTTCTTGGATACGTCTGGTATAAAAATTTACCGCAACCCTTGCTGATCACCGCAAAAATTGCCGAACCCCAAATCACACCCAACCAGGATGAACTGGTTGCCGAGCCTCTGGTCATTGATTTCGGACTGGCGGGCGACAAGCGGCAATTTACGCCGTCGTCCGTCGCGCCCCTTAATGAGGTTGGCAAGGTGGTGACGGACAATATCGAGATAAAACCGGCCATTGCCGGGCAATGGCGATGGGAAAGCGACAGCCGGTTGATCTTTACGCCCGCCCGGGATTGGCCGCCCGGCCAGAGGTATGAGATCAACTTTGGTGTGAAAGCCTTTGCCGACAGCAGCAAAATAGCGAGCCTGAGCTATACCTTTTCTACCCGGCCGTTCAAGGCGGCCATCAGTAAGTTCACCTTGTATCAGGATACGGTTAATCCTAAAAACAGACAGGCTGTAGCTACGGTTGAGTTTAATTTTCCCGTGGATACGACAAGCTTCGAAAGCAAGACAAATCTCAAGCTGCAAGCCTTGCAACAAGGGAAACTTGATTCAGATGCCCCGCCTTATCAATTCAAAGTCACTTATGACAAGCATAAACGTGTTGCCTACCTTCGTTCCGAAAATTTGCAGATCCCTGAGGTTTCCCGTTATGTGCTGCTTACCGTTCCGAAGGATGTGAAATCGGCGTCCGGTACGGCCGAAACGCTTGATACGGTCAGCAAAAACCTGCTGATCCCCGATCAGGGCAGTTATTTTAAGGTCTTACAGACCGGAGCATCCATCGTCCGTAATGACAGGGATCAGCCGGAGCAGGTTCTGACGCTGGAAACGTCGCTGGGCGTCATGCAAGCGCAATTGAATAAACACCTGCACGTTTATTTGCTGCCTGAAAATTATCCCGCAACGAAAAACGAGCGGGAAATCAAACATTACCAATGGCAAAATCCCGGTGAAATCACCGCGGGGATCCTTGCGCTTTCAACACCCTTGACAAAATCAGCCATCCCCGCGGATCGTAATTACGCAACCCTGCACAGTTATAAATTCAAGGCCAGGACACCCCGTTATATTTATCTTAAGCTGGATAAAGGGGTAAAAAGTTTCGGGGATTTCGTGTTAAGCCAGGATTACGCCGCTGTCATTGCGGTTCCCGAGTTTCCGAGAGAAATCAATTTTCTTCATAAAGGCGCCCTGCTGGCCTTGACCGGGGAGAAAAAATTATCGGTAGCCGTACGGGGATTGCCCGCCGTCAAATTTGATATTGCCCGGGTACTGCCGGATAACATCAACCAGCTGGTCACCCAAAGCGAAGGTGATTTCAATAACCCCTATTTCCTTCATACCAGCTTTAACCAGCAAAACATCAGCCGGATTTTTTCAGAGACGCAATCTTTTGATAATTCCGATTTGAGCCGTCAACAATACTCCGCTCTCGATCTGGGCCGCTACGTTGCGCATGATCTCAACAGCAAAGGCCCCAGAGGATTATTCCTCTTGCAAGCGACAGGCTGGGATGTGGAAAACAACGTGGCGCTTGATGTCAAAGCCGGCCGTTTGATTTTAATTACGGATATGGCTTTGATCGTGAAAGACAACAGCGACAAGTCCCACGATGTGTTTGTGCAATCCATTACCACCGGACTTCCCGTTGCCAATGCCATGGTGCGTGTGCTGGGTAAAAACGGTTTACCGCTGCTGACCCGCTTTACCGATCAGGAAGGGCGTGTCAGTTTCCCGCCCCTGCAGGATTTTACCGACGAACGCGAGCCGGTGGTTTATCTGGCTAACTTTGCCGGGGACGTGTCGTTTATTCCCTACAGTAATTATGGACGCCAGCTGAACTATTCACGATACGACGTGGGCGGGTTGTATAGCGGCAATCAGGAACAACATCGTTTGAGCGCTTTTTTATTTTCCGATCGCGGCATTTACCGGCCTGGCGATGAAGCGCATGTCGGCTTGATTGTAAAGCAGACGTTTGCGCAGCCGCAGCCGGCCGGACTGCCCCTGGAAATGACGGTGAGTGATCCGCGCGGCACGACCATTCTTGATCAGAAATTTACCCTCAATGCTTCGGGCTATATGAGTTTTAATATCCCGACCACGGCGACGTCCCCAACCGGCCAATATTTTGTAAACCTCTATCTTGTAAAAGATAATCAGGCGGACAGTCTGCTGGGCTCCACAACCCTGCGTGTCGCTGAATTTCAACCGGATCGCATGCGTATTGCCGCGGAATTCTCGCAAAAAAAGACGAAAGGCTGGCTTTCTCCCGACGCGTTGCAAGCCCGTGTTAATTTGTGGAACCTCTACGGCGCGCCGGCGGCGAACCGGCGGGTTAGCGCCAATTTGCTTCTGGCGCCGCAGGATGTGGCGTTTGACGAATATCCGGATTACCGTTTTGTCGATCCGTTGGTCGATGACCATAAACCGGCTAAAGTCTTCACCGATAATTTGGCCGAGGCTAAAACCAATGACGAAGGGCAGGCAGATTTTGATCTGGGCCTTAATCGTTTCCAAAAAGCCACGTATAAGCTGACGTTTTTCGCGGAAGGGTTTGAAGCGGAAGGCGGTCGCAGCGTGACCACGCAATTGACCGCCTTGGTTAGTCCCCTGCCTTATCTGATTGGCTATAAGCCGGACGGTGAATTGCGCTACATCAATCAGGGAAGCGCGCGCTCCATTCACTATATCGCGGTGAATTCCCAGTTGAATCAGCAGGCGGTTCGCGATTTAAAAATTCAGTTGCATGCCTTGCATCCGGTAACCACACTGGTTAAAAACCCGGATGGAACCTATCAGTATCAATCGGTCATCAAATCCACTCTAATTCGTAGCCAGCCGTTTTCCATTGGTGGACAAGGAACAAACTATTCTCTGCCGACTGATGAGATCGGTGATTTTTCTCTCAGTGTGGTGGATGATAAAAATACCAGACTAAGTCAGGCAAGATTCAGTGTGGTTGGCGCCAGCCAGTTACCGTTGCCCAAAAATGCGGAATTGACCGTCAAGCTTGATAAAACGGAATATCGGGCCGGCGAGGATATCGCGTTGCATGTTACCGCGCCTTATACCGGAGCCGGATTAATCACTATTGAACGGGACAAGGTTTACGCCTCGCAATGGTTCAGGGCGGATACCACAAGCTCGGTACAAACCATCCGGATCCCGGCTGATTTTCAGGGCAATGGTTATGTCAACATCGCTTTTGTGCGTAACTGGGATTCCCCGGAAATATTCATCAGCCCCTTAAGTTTTAGTGTGGTGCCATTCACGGTCAGCCATGAGGATCATGCGATTGCCATTGAATTGAAAACGGCGAAACGGGCACGTCCGGGCGAGGCGTTGACGATGGTGTATAAAACCGACAAGCCGGCAAAAATTATTGTCTTTGCCGTGGACGAAGGCATTTTGCAGGTTGCCGGATATCAAACACCGGATCCGCTGGCGTTCTTTTTTCAGAAAAGAGCTCTGGAGGTTCTGACCCAGCAAACAGTGGATCAGATTTTACCGAAATATTTAAGGGATCGTGAACTGTCCGCTGTAGGTGGTGATGAAGGGGAAGCTATGCTGGCCAGACATCTCAATCCCTTCAAGCGCAAGACCGATTTGCCGGTGGCCTATTGGTCAGGCGTTCTCGAAAGCGACGCGACTCCGCGGCAGTTGCGTTATCAGGTGCCGGATTATTTTAATGGTACGTTAACGGTCATGGCGGTGGCGGCGGCTTTTGATGCAATAGGATCGGCCTCCGTACAGTCACAAATACGCGGCCATTTTGTCATTAACCCCAACGTTCCCACCTTTGTAGCACCGGGTGATGAATTTGAAGTGACGGCCAGTATCGCCAATAATCTCGAGAACTCGGGTGATGTTGCCGAGATTGATGTACAGTTATTAACGTCTCCGGAGCTGGAGCTAATCAGTGACGCCAGTCAATCCCTGACTATTGGCGAAGGCAAGGAAAAGACGGTGCGTTATACTCTGCGTGCCAGATCGCAACCGGGTTCGGCAACCATCACGCTGGTGGCCAAAGCCGGCGATAAATCCGGTAAAATGGAAGCGACTTTGAGCGTAAGACCGGCAACCCCTTTCCTGACCACCTTGAAAAGCGGTAAGAGTGATCATCAGAAAACGCTCGCGGTAGATCGTAAATTGTATCCACAATACCGCACCGTGGAAGCAAATGCTGCAAACAGCCCGCTTATTCTGGTCAGCGGTTTACAGCGGTATCTGGATAATTTCCCCTATGGTTGTACGGAACAGCTGACAAGCAGGGCTTTGCTTTTACTCGCGATGGCGGGTCAACCCTGGTTTCATCAGGACGAGGCAGAGATCAGGGAAAAACTGGCGTTGGCCATACAAATGCTGGGCCAAAGACAGATGAGCAGCGGCGGCTTCAGTTACTGGCCGGGACTTGGGGCGAATCGGAGCAATGATTTTGCCACGGTCTATGCGATGCAGTTTTTAACGGAAGCGAAAGCGCAGGGAGTGACTGTTCCAGGCGATCTGTTTTATGCCGGGATCGGTTATCTGAAAGAGTTTGCAGGACAAAATCCTCGCAATCTTGAACATGCCAGATTACAGGCTTACGCCATTTATGTTCTGACACGCAATGAAATGGTGACTACGAATTATCTGACCAATCTGCAGCTTTATCTGGATAAGGAACAGGATAAATTATGGCAGGAAGATATTACCGGTGCTTATGTGGCGGCTTCCTATCAGTTATTGAAAAGCGAAGAGGAAGCATCCCGGTTGATTGAACAATATAAATCATCAGCCAACGCAGGCGTCTCCGATTTTTACAATAAGAACATTGCCGATGCGCAATATCTGTATTTAATCGCGCGCCATTTTCCCAATCATCTGGCACAAGTGGGCAAGGATTATGTCATGCCGCTGGTGAATGCTATCAATTCCGGTGAGATGAATACGGTATTGGCCGGTTACACCAGTATGGCTTTGAACGCTTATAGTCTGTCGGTGGAACCATCGCAGGAAAACGGATTGACGATTACTGAAATTCTGGCTAATGACAAACCCCGATACCTAACCCCCAATCCGGCGGCCTATCAATCCGTCACGATAGACGGTAACGCCAAAAATGTTGTGTTCAACGGTCCGAAGGGGCAGGATTATTTCTATCAGTTGATCCAGGCCGGTTTTGACGCGCAGCCGCCAGCCGCCAGTCTGCAACAAGGTCTGGAAGTGTATCGCGAATATCGTAATGCCGAGGGAGATGTGATCACAAAAGCCGAACTCGGAAAAGACATTGAGGTTCATATTCAGATCCGTGCCATGCAGGATCAGTATTTCAGTAATGTGGCCGTTGTGGATCTGTTGCCCGGTGGATTTGAAGTGGTTGCCGATTCCGTCGATACAAGCAAATTCGATTACGTGGACATCCGTGAAGATCGGGTGGTGTTTTTTATGGGCGTGGGCGCGGCGGCTTCGGAAATAGTTTATCGTATCAAAGCCACCAACAGCGGTGATTACACAGTGCCACCCGTATTGGCTCAATCCATGTATAACCCTAATGTTCAGGCCTATGGCAAGCCCGGTCAAATCAGTGTGACCAATACAGACTGA
- the pbpC gene encoding penicillin-binding protein 1C: protein MKLTFRLTRIIVVVLFVSALAFYFFIPKPPLLNGISYSTGVFDEQRRLLRLTLSHDDQYRLYTPLDNMALQLVEATLLQEDQYFYRHPGVNPVAMLKAAWQTFVLRSRRIGASTITMQVARMRFKIHSRTLTGKVAQILRALQLERHYSKKELLEAYLNLAPYGHNIEGIGAASLVYFNKPAEKLTLPEALALAVIPQNPGRRTPDNHQLQPIRDKLFQRWLRIHPDDENQQAAMNLPLAMRSMRQLPFKAPHFVNDVLSRHPDQKTILTTLDGRLQRLVERVSRRYLARTASLGANNAAIMLVDTRTMGIKALTGSASFFNTAIDGQINGTDIKRSPGSTLKPFIYALALDQGLIHPATVLKDVPHRFGSYNPENFDYDFMGPVKAKDALILSRNIPAVDLANQLTNPTLYEFLEDARVSSLKPASYYGLALSLGGAELSMKELTTLYATLVNDGVWHELRLTQDAKRDAGKRLLSPEASFLVLDMLKDTPGLQPGIQRHALPVAWKTGTSSGYRDAWSAGAFGPYVLAVWIGHFNNQGNPAFVGKNIAAPLFFEIVEAMNHELGPIPRLEKYPQTMNLTQVRVCKASGMLPTRFCQDTELTWFIPGKSPITTDTIYREVAIDSTTGLRTCHINEQSRFEIFEFWPSDLLATFRQAGIQRRSPPPYEPGCGRIAMTGLIPQITSPHHELQYIVRAHALQKTRIPLTAVADADVSHLYWFINGRYLAKTRRDQPYWWKAKPGHYIVRVVDEHGLANTREIIVSVAD from the coding sequence ATGAAATTGACATTCAGACTAACTAGAATAATCGTTGTTGTGCTGTTTGTCAGTGCGTTGGCGTTTTATTTTTTCATTCCCAAACCACCGTTATTGAACGGCATCAGTTATTCCACCGGGGTTTTTGATGAACAGCGCCGATTGTTGCGTCTTACCTTGAGTCATGACGATCAATACCGTCTTTACACGCCGCTCGATAATATGGCTTTGCAACTGGTGGAAGCCACCCTGCTGCAGGAAGATCAATATTTTTACCGCCATCCCGGCGTAAACCCTGTCGCCATGCTGAAAGCCGCCTGGCAAACGTTTGTCCTCCGATCACGCCGCATCGGGGCATCCACCATTACCATGCAGGTGGCCCGTATGCGCTTTAAAATTCATTCCAGAACCCTGACCGGCAAGGTAGCGCAAATACTGCGGGCTTTGCAGCTTGAGAGACACTACAGCAAGAAAGAACTGTTGGAAGCCTATTTAAATCTCGCGCCCTACGGCCATAACATTGAAGGAATCGGCGCCGCGAGCCTGGTCTATTTTAATAAACCCGCGGAAAAACTGACTTTGCCCGAAGCGCTGGCGCTTGCTGTCATCCCCCAAAATCCCGGACGGCGAACGCCGGACAATCATCAACTGCAACCCATTCGCGACAAACTGTTTCAACGATGGCTGCGTATTCATCCGGACGATGAAAATCAGCAAGCCGCCATGAACCTGCCTTTGGCCATGCGGTCTATGCGGCAATTGCCTTTTAAAGCGCCGCATTTCGTCAACGACGTACTCAGCCGCCATCCTGATCAAAAAACCATACTGACCACCCTCGACGGTCGTCTGCAACGCCTGGTGGAACGTGTTTCCCGACGATATCTGGCCAGAACCGCCTCCCTGGGCGCAAACAACGCCGCCATCATGCTGGTTGATACCCGGACCATGGGTATCAAAGCCTTAACCGGCTCGGCCAGTTTCTTCAATACGGCCATCGACGGCCAAATCAACGGCACCGACATCAAACGTTCCCCCGGCTCGACTTTAAAACCATTTATCTATGCTCTGGCTCTGGATCAGGGGCTGATTCATCCGGCAACCGTTTTAAAAGACGTTCCGCACCGTTTTGGCAGTTACAATCCGGAAAATTTTGATTACGACTTTATGGGTCCTGTCAAGGCAAAAGACGCCCTGATCCTGAGCCGCAATATTCCGGCCGTTGATCTGGCCAACCAGCTCACCAACCCCACGTTGTATGAATTCCTTGAAGACGCCCGGGTCAGTTCGTTAAAACCCGCTTCCTATTATGGCCTGGCCTTGAGTCTGGGCGGCGCCGAATTGAGTATGAAAGAATTGACAACCCTGTACGCCACCCTGGTCAACGACGGTGTCTGGCATGAGTTGCGGTTGACGCAGGATGCAAAACGCGACGCCGGAAAACGTCTGTTAAGTCCGGAAGCCAGTTTTCTGGTTCTGGATATGCTTAAGGATACCCCGGGATTACAACCGGGGATCCAACGGCACGCCCTGCCTGTTGCCTGGAAAACCGGGACCTCGTCCGGTTATCGCGACGCCTGGTCGGCAGGCGCATTCGGCCCTTACGTCCTGGCCGTATGGATAGGCCATTTCAATAATCAGGGAAATCCCGCTTTTGTCGGTAAAAACATTGCCGCCCCGTTATTTTTTGAGATTGTGGAAGCGATGAACCATGAACTTGGCCCCATCCCGAGACTGGAAAAATACCCGCAAACCATGAATCTGACTCAAGTCCGTGTCTGCAAGGCTTCTGGCATGTTACCGACACGTTTTTGTCAGGATACCGAACTGACCTGGTTCATTCCCGGTAAATCGCCCATAACAACGGACACCATTTACCGGGAAGTGGCCATAGACAGCACCACCGGCCTGCGCACCTGCCATATTAATGAACAGTCGCGTTTTGAGATTTTTGAATTCTGGCCGTCCGATTTACTGGCCACTTTCCGGCAAGCCGGTATTCAGCGCCGCTCGCCCCCTCCCTACGAACCCGGATGCGGGCGCATCGCCATGACCGGGCTGATACCGCAAATCACCTCGCCGCATCATGAATTACAATACATCGTACGCGCCCATGCGCTGCAAAAGACCCGCATCCCGCTGACGGCGGTTGCGGACGCTGATGTCTCGCATCTTTACTGGTTCATTAATGGTCGTTATCTGGCCAAAACCCGCCGCGACCAACCGTACTGGTGGAAGGCGAAACCCGGACATTACATCGTACGTGTCGTGGATGAGCATGGATTAGCCAATACCCGGGAGATCATCGTTTCCGTGGCGGACTAG
- a CDS encoding O-antigen ligase family protein has translation MWINLAEGTWLKHRRIQNETVLALALSAFLFAIPLSNTAQSITFVVAVVLLLASKWPVDSFRYLLKQPWVMALAGFLLLVIMGCLWSPASWSGEFLVIKKYSKLLWLPVLTLGFVHPRTRHWGLHAFLGAMLLTCLVAVAKTISLGSLHNDIPGYVFRNYIMTGHMMAFASYLAGYYAITRPRWRMAYLAMFLLFSYQILFLSLGRTGYIVYFLLLFLLMVHVLNRKQLVAGLLAAGLALTLAMHYSPRMQQGLYGIVDNLQHFQQGDKSTSVGFRLQFQQFSWQLFRESPVIGHGTGSFAYYFEQRQPVPAWGKRLNEPHNQYWLIAAEYGLVGVVAYLVLLATLYLASRRLRDMKPIAVALLVPFVIGGFSDSLLFYSSSGYFFLALMALCLGEGLVLFPFSFDKLTVIPAKAGNHS, from the coding sequence ATGTGGATCAATCTTGCCGAAGGAACCTGGCTGAAACATCGCCGGATTCAAAATGAAACCGTGCTGGCACTGGCGTTAAGCGCATTTTTATTTGCCATTCCCTTAAGCAATACGGCTCAGAGTATTACCTTTGTGGTTGCCGTAGTGCTGTTGCTGGCGAGCAAATGGCCCGTGGATTCATTTCGTTACTTGCTGAAACAACCCTGGGTGATGGCCCTGGCCGGTTTCTTATTGCTGGTGATCATGGGGTGTTTGTGGAGTCCGGCAAGCTGGTCCGGAGAATTTCTGGTCATCAAAAAATACAGCAAATTGCTCTGGCTGCCTGTATTAACCCTGGGATTTGTTCATCCGCGCACGAGGCACTGGGGCTTGCACGCCTTTCTGGGTGCCATGTTGCTGACCTGTCTGGTGGCGGTGGCCAAAACCATTAGCCTTGGATCACTGCATAACGATATCCCGGGTTACGTATTCCGTAATTACATTATGACCGGCCATATGATGGCGTTTGCCAGCTACCTCGCCGGGTATTATGCCATAACGCGGCCGCGATGGCGCATGGCCTATCTCGCAATGTTTCTGTTGTTCAGTTATCAGATTCTCTTCCTGAGTCTCGGCAGAACCGGATACATTGTTTATTTTCTCCTGCTTTTCCTGCTCATGGTACACGTCTTAAACAGGAAACAACTGGTTGCGGGGTTGCTTGCCGCCGGGCTGGCGCTGACTTTGGCGATGCACTATAGTCCGCGTATGCAGCAGGGTTTGTATGGCATTGTGGATAATCTGCAGCATTTTCAGCAAGGTGACAAAAGCACGTCGGTGGGCTTTCGTTTGCAGTTTCAGCAGTTTTCCTGGCAACTGTTTCGGGAAAGTCCGGTGATTGGCCATGGCACTGGCAGTTTCGCCTATTATTTTGAGCAACGCCAGCCGGTGCCTGCCTGGGGCAAACGACTTAACGAACCGCATAACCAGTATTGGCTGATTGCGGCGGAATACGGGCTTGTCGGCGTCGTCGCCTATCTGGTTCTGCTGGCCACGCTTTATCTCGCCAGCCGGCGTTTACGCGATATGAAACCCATCGCCGTGGCGTTACTGGTACCGTTTGTCATTGGCGGTTTTTCAGATTCGTTGCTTTTTTATTCCAGCAGCGGCTATTTCTTTCTGGCTTTAATGGCCTTATGTCTCGGGGAAGGGCTAGTACTGTTTCCATTTAGTTTTGACAAGTTAACTGTCATTCCCGCGAAGGCGGGAAACCATTCCTGA
- a CDS encoding tRNA dihydrouridine synthase, translating into MRSFLNNPLAIGSLSLPNRLIQGPLAGFSCAPFRQLFHRFTPPAYCVSEMISAYDLVHKHTAMSRYLYRAPEETILGYQISGNDPKVMADAAVRLENLSADLIDINCGCPKPKIRKKGAGSALLEQPQLLYAIVDAIRQRVRCPLTVKIRLQGREEDIRLAQIIEQAGADALIVHGRRWVDDYDTPCDLKQIARIRQATSLPLIVNGDLQDITDLQTAWRETGCDAFMIARAGTGKPWLYQELLHLSPAPVTPHLQKQLFLQHLHGLAALENEHRAVLQSKSLVRYYFREQRQSAFLSHFYTLKSLRGIEQALGMTRDDGIRI; encoded by the coding sequence ATGCGATCTTTTCTAAACAACCCGCTTGCCATAGGTTCGCTGTCCTTACCGAACCGTCTCATTCAAGGCCCGCTGGCAGGCTTCAGTTGCGCCCCGTTCAGGCAATTATTCCATCGTTTCACCCCACCGGCCTATTGCGTATCCGAAATGATATCCGCTTACGATCTGGTACATAAACACACGGCGATGTCCCGCTACCTGTATCGCGCTCCGGAAGAAACCATCCTGGGTTACCAGATTTCCGGCAACGATCCGAAAGTGATGGCCGACGCGGCTGTGAGGCTTGAAAACTTGTCCGCCGATCTGATCGATATTAATTGCGGCTGTCCCAAACCCAAAATTCGCAAAAAAGGAGCCGGGAGCGCCTTGCTGGAGCAACCGCAGTTATTGTACGCCATCGTTGACGCCATACGTCAACGAGTGCGTTGTCCCCTGACGGTAAAAATCCGTCTGCAAGGTCGTGAGGAAGATATCCGGCTTGCCCAAATAATTGAACAGGCGGGCGCCGATGCCCTGATTGTTCATGGACGGCGCTGGGTTGATGATTACGATACGCCCTGTGACTTGAAACAAATAGCGCGTATCAGACAGGCTACGTCACTGCCGCTCATCGTCAACGGTGACTTGCAGGACATCACCGACCTGCAGACCGCGTGGCGTGAGACAGGCTGTGACGCGTTTATGATTGCCAGAGCCGGAACGGGAAAGCCCTGGCTGTATCAGGAACTGTTACATCTTTCGCCGGCACCGGTGACGCCGCACCTCCAGAAACAGCTTTTTTTGCAGCATCTGCACGGACTGGCAGCACTGGAGAACGAGCATCGGGCGGTGCTGCAAAGCAAATCACTGGTTCGTTATTACTTCAGAGAACAACGGCAATCCGCCTTCCTCTCCCATTTCTATACACTAAAAAGTCTGCGGGGCATTGAGCAGGCGCTTGGCATGACGAGAGATGACGGAATACGTATTTGA
- a CDS encoding pteridine reductase, which yields MNQNNKQAIPVALVTGSARRIGAAIVQILHKSGYKVVIHCHHSHTQADKLAQLLNDLRADSALVIRQDLNQPDVGERLIHDVINRTGRLDLLVNNASLFRRTELHQWDARDHQELFAVNVLAPLALSMAAFPFLSQQRGCIVNITDIHAVKPLKGYASYCQTKAALAMQTRALARELAPTVRVNAVAPGAILWPEHENALNQDIREHIIAGTPLKSHGQPDYIAQAVLALIDNPFITGQILNVDGGRSVC from the coding sequence TTGAATCAGAACAATAAACAAGCAATTCCAGTGGCCTTAGTCACGGGATCGGCAAGACGGATAGGCGCGGCTATTGTGCAGATATTGCATAAAAGTGGTTACAAGGTTGTGATTCATTGTCACCACTCGCACACTCAGGCGGACAAGCTGGCACAATTGTTAAATGACCTACGGGCCGACAGCGCCCTGGTTATCCGACAGGATCTGAATCAGCCTGATGTCGGGGAGCGGTTGATTCATGACGTGATAAACCGGACCGGCCGCCTGGATCTGCTGGTGAATAACGCGTCGTTGTTTAGGCGAACCGAGCTTCACCAGTGGGATGCCCGGGATCATCAGGAACTGTTTGCCGTGAACGTTTTGGCGCCGCTTGCACTGAGCATGGCCGCGTTTCCATTTTTGAGTCAACAAAGAGGCTGTATCGTTAATATCACCGATATTCATGCGGTAAAGCCTCTGAAAGGGTATGCGTCCTACTGCCAGACCAAGGCGGCACTGGCTATGCAGACCAGGGCGCTGGCCCGGGAATTGGCCCCCACCGTACGGGTGAACGCGGTTGCCCCGGGAGCTATCCTCTGGCCGGAGCATGAGAATGCCTTAAACCAGGACATTCGCGAGCACATTATTGCCGGCACGCCTTTAAAGAGTCACGGGCAACCGGATTACATCGCCCAGGCGGTACTGGCGTTGATCGACAATCCTTTTATTACCGGTCAGATTTTGAATGTGGACGGGGGGCGCAGTGTCTGCTGA